In the genome of Nitrospira japonica, one region contains:
- a CDS encoding fibronectin type III domain-containing protein, protein MTTLLPTSGFPFRTVQAVLLSLMPAALSACGQGGGNTMGAVPDTGGSVSSLSVTLAWDPVPDPAVTGYIIHYGRSSPNQRGSCRYEASLFVSQPKGTVHNLRPETRYYFSVSSYNGVEGSCSEEVSTITPASPA, encoded by the coding sequence ATGACCACCCTCCTCCCGACATCCGGTTTCCCGTTTCGCACCGTTCAGGCCGTGCTGTTGTCGTTGATGCCCGCCGCGCTGAGCGCGTGCGGACAGGGCGGCGGAAATACCATGGGGGCCGTTCCGGACACCGGCGGATCCGTGTCGTCACTGAGCGTCACCCTGGCCTGGGATCCGGTTCCCGATCCCGCGGTGACGGGATACATCATTCATTACGGACGCTCGTCTCCGAATCAGCGCGGATCCTGCCGGTATGAAGCGTCGCTCTTCGTCTCGCAACCCAAGGGAACCGTACATAACCTGCGCCCCGAGACACGGTATTATTTCTCGGTCAGTTCGTACAACGGAGTCGAAGGGTCGTGTTCGGAAGAAGTGTCGACCATTACTCCCGCCTCGCCCGCATGA